Below is a window of Syngnathus acus chromosome 8, fSynAcu1.2, whole genome shotgun sequence DNA.
TGGAGAACCCCGACACGAAGCGCTTCCCAGAGTTCTCCAAGGCTCCATACCAGGATTGCGTGCTGCGGCCCGGAGACGTGCTCTTCATCCCGGTGCAACACTGGCACTACGTACGCTCCCTGGAGCAAAGTTTTTCTGTCAGCTTCTGGTGGTCCTGAAACGATGCCAAATGAAATGATCTCAGGTTTAATTCTactttcaacagtttttttttgtacggaTTGTTTCGTTTAATTGCGCTCTCAACCTTTTAATCCGACAAATATCCTCAGGTGTTCCTATTTGCATAATGCATGCAAATGAGGGAGCGTCGGCTAAACATGCTGCCGGTTAAAGCGGGTCACAGCTGAGGAGGAATAAATGAAGCGTCCCCCGTGGGTGCGCACACATTCATGCCTCATTTTTGTACTTCAGCAACGCAACTATTAGCATGATTAGAACTGTAAAGCGAAAATAGGGCAGGAGGGGGAAAACAGGCTGCTCTCTTGCTTCATGTTACTACACTGGAATTTAATGAATCAGAAACGGCAACCCGAGTTTACATCTTGTCATTAATATTTGCGTATTAGCTATTAGCATTTGATCAGTTGTCAGTAGGATCAACTGAATTCAGGTTAACATGTTGCTATCTTGCCATATGGTTGTGCCCCAACTGTTAGCATCACTGTTATTTGACCAATTCTCGCTAATTAATATACAGGTTACAAATATTCTTGTAACATTTGATCAATACTCACCAGGAACTCAGATAATGCCTACTACTTTTATGCAGTCCTGTCTCTCAATTTTCAAGCGCGACTTCaacatcgcaaaccggattgCTTGTTAAGTGGCAAAATTGACTTCAGATCTCGCAAATCTGCTTACTCTCATTATGAAGTGATCAATACTCAATTACTTGTGAAGTAATGTAAGccccccaccaccatcaccCTCGTAGTCTTCTCTCTTATTCTGCCCCCATTTCATGTCCGCCACGTTTTGATTAATGGCCTACATGCTTTTGAACAACTCATGGCCGAATCCATTAAATTCCTCTCATTTGGTGATAATTGAGTTTTAAGTGTTGAATAAAGTTAACAACATTTAAACACCAGCAACATCAACTCACCTGCTATAATTCCTACAAGGGCCATGTCAATAATATTAAGTACACCCAATCAGTCacaggaaataaaatattcacacattttttcagtgtatttatatttgaatgtataaaaaataaaagcaacacagaTGTAAACCAGTtcatatttgccttttttttttttttttttaccagaaaTTCACTAAAACTGCATAAGAGTGCTTTTATTTGTCTCAAAATGAATATAGAGATGCACAATataaaacacttttattttcaaatgctaGCTTGTTAGCAATCTGGGGTGAGTATTTTGAAAAGTTAAGACTCCACGACGTTAGAAATGAATTGCGACCACAGAAAAGAGTCTTTGGGATGCCAAATCCAATTGTAAAAAGATGACTTATCAAGGCAAAGGAGTGGCActtctccaaaaaaaaaaaagtgttccaTCTGAGCTTAAAGCGATGCAGTAGTCATTTTGTTTAAGAGTGTTGTTCGAGTATTAATGAGCGCTCATCATCAAGGTGCAGCATCAAGCCATTTACTCTGGATGTAAATGACCCTGCGGGCTCCTGCTGCAACCATgatgatgaaagaaaaagtatcattaaaaaaaaatatttaaaaaatgagagAACCTTCAGTGCCTTAAAGCCGCTTGCTCTCCACAGTCCGCAGTATCCGTTTATTTTGTTCCTCTCCAGTTACTCCAAGGTATGAGTGGAGATGGCGTCGGCGTCATGCATGCGCTCAGCCACGAAGAAGCATAGCGTGCCGTTGAAGCCCAGCACCACCATCAGGAGGAGTTGCCATGTGAGCAGCGTGTCGCCGCTGTAGAAGAATGCCACGGCTGCGAAAACCGACTGGACAAgacaggagaaagaaaaaactgaACTATAGCGTAAGAACATGCTTTGTTAAAATGTGATGAAATAAATAGTTTGTCCATAATTATTCCATGCTGcaaattcaattcattgtTCTGGCTGCTCACCTCAGCCACCAGGGGGGCAGTGTAATGCTGTCATGCAACACTGAAGTCAAGCAGCAACTTAATATTGCTTCAGCAAAATTATTACTTTGTTGCGTTTTAAGATGCTCCTCCGCTAGTACATGTGCGATTAGTCACCTGTACGAATTTAAAGATGGCGAACGCGGGCGTGCTTTGCTCCGCGTAGATGCAACCCAGGATGCTGTAGAGCTGCGTGTTAAAGCAGCTGTCTCCCAGACCCAGCAGAAAGCTGCACAGCAGGGCAATGGACATGctacaaaccaaacaaattaGCACAACTGATGTGGAGTTACACTTTATGTTCATATCGCGCCAAGCAGCTGGAGTCTCCGCTTGCTGTTTTAAGATTAACAACGcattcagttgtatttaactttagAACAGCTCAAGAAATTAGCTTTGTAGGAAAAGAAACACagccttgtttttgttttactgtatTTCATCATGGTGGTCCTTTGCAAACTTGTAACATCTTACACACCTTGGAGTGAGAAATGGGCTcttgatggtggtggtgccGAAGACCACAGGGGCATCGTCAGGAATGTTGAGAAAGATGAGATAGAAAGCCACAAAGTGCACCACCATTCCCAGGAAGACCACTGAGGTGCGTCTAAAGCGATTGTTCTTGCACACCAAGCCAAACAAGCCTCCCCCTGGCAAGCGcaaggaaaaacacacaaagtccATCTCTGAGATATTATGGGCCGAGTGTTGGCCAATCAGATTAAAAACATTGCTTCCTATGAACatccaaaaaaataagactGCTGGCCTTTCCAACCTATGATTTCGCCCACGCCCAGCACCATGCCCGAGATGCCGATGAGGCCTTTTGCCGCCTGGCCGAACTGCGCCGTGGCTCCCAGGCATGTCCCGTAGACGCCGCTGTAGAAGGACAGCTCCAGGCCTGCGCCGGGAGaacaaagttaaaaaagaaGGCCGATGGAGGCGCCGCTCGGCATACTGATGGGGAGCGCTCACCGCTGTAGGCCATGCAGGGACTCAAGAGGAGGATGTTTCTGCTCTTGACAAGCTGCAGCATGGTCTCTATGGAGGAACACATTGCTATTAatagacacttcattaggtacactaaCATCCATGATGCTCACTTTTGATGGACAAGGTCatacaacatttttttgccatttgctCGTGGTTTTAAGATGAAGTTTTTAAGCAACATtaagttactttttttttaaggtaacCATGGCGATAGACTTACTGAAGTCTGCCTTCACCTCCTCTATGGCTGTGTTGGCTCTGTGCTTGTATCTAAAAATAACGTCACCAGATTTCTTTGTTACGTGTTTCTGATAAACATGAAAATAGCActccgagaaaaaaaaaaaagtctactaACACCATGTGTGTCGAGAGCAAGGCCTGTCCTTCGTCCTCGGAGAGCATCTCCTCCTCGAACAGCAGAGTCCTCCTCAGCGCCAAGAAGCACAGTGTCCCCACAATGGAGGCCACCAGCAATGAGAGGAAGATTGTCTTCCTGCTGCCGTCTGACCATGAAAAAACCCACAAGGCCAGAGTTATTGAACACAATCTGTCTatcaaatcatttatttattaattaatttatttaaatcttTCATTACAAGCATGACACATTTACCTGGTATTTCTGTTCTTCCATTCCATTCCAGATAAATGTACAAATTGCCAAATAACATACTGCAAATAAAGGATGAATAAACATTGACATCTTTggtataaaagcaaaaaaaaaaaaaaaaaattgacttgCTAACCCTCTCTTGTGAGTACCTGCACTGCAGGAGAGCCCAGAACATTCCCGTGTTCCTGTTGATTGTGGAAGCATCCGAGTTCTCCACAAGGAATTGCCCTTGAGCTGTCCATAGCACTGAAACAGGAaccgaaaaaaaagaagaaatgaagctgtgtgtgtgcgtcatgtgagtgtgtggggggggggggggggggggggagcagttAATTGGCTGTATCAagtgtgacattattttttatgtgctGTTAGGTAACAACACATATAATCCCAGCACACCGCCAGAGGGAATCGTCATGACCCACTAAACCTTTTTCCTCTCCAAAGATTCGTATTTGTGGTGGGCTTGATGCTCTCCAACCATTTAACCACCTATTTttataacatttatttttaagccTGCTGCTTGAAATTCTGACACGTGCAGATGAGGTCTAATTCACCTGCAGCTTCCCACAAATGTAATCCATAACTGGGAATGAAAAAACTTGCCTCATTTTTCCCCATGAAGCTTTGTTTTTACCTCATACTTGTGCATTTCATGTACCAACCCAATTACAAATAGAATAGATGATTCAATTGAGCTGGATTTAAATTTAATAAActacaagaaataaaataaatggagcaggatgttttgaataaaaaacaaattaataaattaacCTGTATTATTTTAACTACATTAAAAAGAGCAACTCACCtggatattttcaaataaatgacattaacaatgaaataaataaatacataaataacaaataaattaatttacaaaataaaggctaggtttgaaaagaaaatacatttatacaaTTATAAAATTGCCTGACAAAGATACTTTGACAATACAATAGTTTAGATGTGATTTATATTGTAAAATGGATTTGAAAGATTTatcaaaaatcattttgagaTGGGGAGAGCTTACTGGCAGCCCCGACGCCAATCAGCACGGACGTCAGGTAGAAGGACCAGGTGGACGGCTCGATGAAGACAGCAACGTAGCCACTGGATGCGCAAGACGACAACAGTGATCAGCAACAGATTGATCGGCAGTCATTCGGCGTGACTTCCTGCCAGGCAGATGTGGTACCTGTAAAGCAACCCGCTCACAAACATGGTCAGCTTCGGTCCCGCCACCGACACCACGGCGGGCGCTGCCAAATTGGACAACGAGAAGACTCCATAAATGATGCCCAGActgcaaaaaatacaattgacAGTGATTATTAGGACAACATTTGATAGGAAATATGCagtatttcattatttaagcAACCTGTGGTATCCACTTCCTGTGAAAGTGTCATTCCGCAGACTTTTCACCACCGTTTgctaaaaagaagaagagaaggaaGGAGCCTAATGTTATTACATTGTGAAATTCTTTATAATAGAGCAGAACTCATTGAACTTGTGAGCAAAATTGGGAGCACGAGAAGCACATGACACTGATTGGTTGCTTGCTTTTTGACTTAGTGACATTATTCCTGCATACATACAATTTGGTACAACTATTCATAAATATCATTAGAAAGGCCGCATGTAAACATGTATTCCAGGAAGgaaacattttcttaaaaaaaagttttaagtATAGAGTGGGGAATATTTTGTTATACACAAAAAGGAATAATAACAATATAGCAAAAAGTAAAGGACATGATGTTTTAGGGTAAAtagccatttttttaattatacaaATTGCTAACCAACATATTTAAACTACACAACATAGAATGTACgttgaaatgaaattttatGTCACTTCCCTCTTccataaaacatatttaaaacgaTAAACGTCgacggaaagaaaaaagttcaaaACTTACTTCAATATTGCCACAGGTAGTGAAGGCGGTGAATACGAACAAGAATCCCACGCCCAAAACCACCACATTAAAAGTCCTCCAGTCTGCCATGGTGCTTCGGTCTCTCCCTCTGGGATTTCGCTCTACATTTCATGGACTTCACCCCTCTGAACTCCACGGAAGAAACTTTTGAAAAGGGTCCAAATAAATGTGGCGTAGAGTTAATAAAACGCGAATGAAGTAGGCGGCGATAGCGGCAGCATTGTGAGCTTCTTGTCAGTCTGCCAAACAACGCGTGCATGTCAACTTGTGACTTCAATTacgggagttttttttttttttttctgcttctggaggacttttgttttccctccacGGTAGCCTAAACTGTTCTTCTTCGTGTACCTGGCGAGTGGAATATTGCTTGCactgtgctgctgctgtctgGCGGTGAAACGCTGGAACTACACATTTTTCCAAACTTGTTTTTAACAGAGGATCCACATTTAGGATCGACAAACTGTTGATGCAATGCAGAAAAGAATTATACGGAATCTTAGTCCACATTTCAACCAATAGTTGGCGACAAACGTGATTGTAACTTCTGTGGTTTAAAATGTacacgaagaagaaaacttGGACCAATAGAAATCCAGGAAAGTGCCACCTCTTGGAGTCTGGCTTCTCTGCCACAACAACCAAGAAGATCGACGAAGCGAGATATTTCCCAACGCTCTTTTCCGTCTTGGCAACATTCGCGAAAGGCAAGTTTCGAGCACACTGAAGACACTGCAAtaaaagtcaattttaattccaccctcattaaaaaaaattccaaagcTAATAAATATCTTCCAAatcaatttcatttaaaatgatccCTTTGGGCACACGCGAGAAAACGAACTTGCAACGAAACTATAGTTTGCAATTTTGCAGTGAATATTTGGTCCCATGTTATTTAATCATGACGCACCATGAAAATATTTCCTGTTTAGAtcgcaacaaaacaaaaggtaGCTCATCTGTAAACGTATTCCACATTGGCCTAATTAATATGGGAACGCTCTTGCTCTCTATACACTCTTGGGCTCGCTGAACGTTTCCACTGGTTGTACACAATCATCATGGCGACCCAGGATGGTAGGTATTGAGCAGAATATAGCAACATTTACTTCGTAACCGTACAGCCATTTTTGTGCCTATCGATGAATTAACGCACGCCGCTAATAGACGCGTTGGGGCCCAGAGCTGTTAAGGTTGTGTCTTTCGGTATTCACGTCTCCTCGTCCGAGTTTATCTTGACATGTTTCTTCAGCAGGTTAGTAGCTAGCTAACGTCAGTGACTGCTAACCAGTGCAAAATGAGCCGCACACGCTGTAGTTTCACTTTGCATATCAGAGGGCCCAAAGTAAGTGGACTCAAGTGACAGTCTCGAAGTGGTCATAGTCAATAAGTTACCCGTTTAACATAGATGAAGACTCGTGGAAAAGTGCAAGATGCTGTGTCATACAGCGCTTGGAATCCAaaagcgtgtttttttttgttagccaCTTATTAAAATCAAATGAGAAACTACGATTAAAAGCAAGATACACTCacagcaataaaaacaatatttctttACGCCACATCATTGaaattttgttcatttaaataCATTGTATGTGACGTTTCATCTATTTACTGACTAAAATAGCTTGAATGAACTGGTTCTGAAACTCCAGTTTGGAAACTGTTAAGCACTGTTCTGGTATTCAGGGTTTGAATCTTGTGCCCCTCCTATATTACATATGCAAGACTCCAAAATTTGGAGACTCTAAACTTTAACGTCATGCCCGCCGCTGACCCAAAGTCTATTCACCAATAACAAGCACCATCGAAAATTGAATGACATTTTCCTCCATAATGACAGGAAGTCAAGTTACAATGCAAACGGACGCAAAGCcaaaggaagaagaggaagacgcACCTCTGGTGGACACTACGGAGAAAGGCGACTCAGAACCGATGTCGGACGCAGGAAGCGCCGCTGCCGCCACTCAGGGCTCTTCAGGCATCAGCAACGGAGACGACACCACCGAGGATGAGGGCGAGACTGTGGACTTGAAGATCATCTGGAATAAGATCAAATACGACTTGAAGATCGGGCTGGATAGTACCGGCGCTAAACTAAAGGAGAAAATCCATTCGCTCACGGGTGACCATTTCTTCCTGCTCTTTTTCTACTATCGTTCAACAAGCACAACACGTTTTCTTTCAATTCATCAGGCCTTCCGCCGGCTATGCAGAAGGTGATGTACAAAGGCCTGGTGCCAGAGGACAAGACGCTACGGGAGATGAAGGTAACGAGCGGCGCCAAGATCATGGTGGTGGGCTCCACCATAAACGACGTGCTGGCCGTCAGCACGCCCAAAGAGGT
It encodes the following:
- the LOC119126369 gene encoding UNC93-like protein MFSD11, whose product is MADWRTFNVVVLGVGFLFVFTAFTTCGNIEQTVVKSLRNDTFTGSGYHSLGIIYGVFSLSNLAAPAVVSVAGPKLTMFVSGLLYSGYVAVFIEPSTWSFYLTSVLIGVGAAMLWTAQGQFLVENSDASTINRNTGMFWALLQCSMLFGNLYIYLEWNGRTEIPDGSRKTIFLSLLVASIVGTLCFLALRRTLLFEEEMLSEDEGQALLSTHMVYKHRANTAIEEVKADFKTMLQLVKSRNILLLSPCMAYSGLELSFYSGVYGTCLGATAQFGQAAKGLIGISGMVLGVGEIIGGGLFGLVCKNNRFRRTSVVFLGMVVHFVAFYLIFLNIPDDAPVVFGTTTIKSPFLTPSMSIALLCSFLLGLGDSCFNTQLYSILGCIYAEQSTPAFAIFKFVQSVFAAVAFFYSGDTLLTWQLLLMVVLGFNGTLCFFVAERMHDADAISTHTLE
- the ubfd1 gene encoding ubiquitin domain-containing protein UBFD1 isoform X1, which translates into the protein MYTKKKTWTNRNPGKCHLLESGFSATTTKKIDEARYFPTLFSVLATFAKGSQVTMQTDAKPKEEEEDAPLVDTTEKGDSEPMSDAGSAAAATQGSSGISNGDDTTEDEGETVDLKIIWNKIKYDLKIGLDSTGAKLKEKIHSLTGLPPAMQKVMYKGLVPEDKTLREMKVTSGAKIMVVGSTINDVLAVSTPKEVMQQEVKAEENKKEPLCRQKQHRKVLDKGKPEDVMPAIKGTKERLPTVPLSGMYNKSGGKVRLTFKLEQDQLWIGTKERTEKVPMGSIKNVVSEPIEEHEDYHMMAFQLGPTEASQYWVYWVPTQFVDAIKDTVLGKWQYF
- the ubfd1 gene encoding ubiquitin domain-containing protein UBFD1 isoform X2, which translates into the protein MATQDGSQVTMQTDAKPKEEEEDAPLVDTTEKGDSEPMSDAGSAAAATQGSSGISNGDDTTEDEGETVDLKIIWNKIKYDLKIGLDSTGAKLKEKIHSLTGLPPAMQKVMYKGLVPEDKTLREMKVTSGAKIMVVGSTINDVLAVSTPKEVMQQEVKAEENKKEPLCRQKQHRKVLDKGKPEDVMPAIKGTKERLPTVPLSGMYNKSGGKVRLTFKLEQDQLWIGTKERTEKVPMGSIKNVVSEPIEEHEDYHMMAFQLGPTEASQYWVYWVPTQFVDAIKDTVLGKWQYF